A single genomic interval of Lucilia cuprina isolate Lc7/37 chromosome 2, ASM2204524v1, whole genome shotgun sequence harbors:
- the LOC111688739 gene encoding menin isoform X1 — MATVTRSASNSPLISLTSPLDPSLFPLKSINDVVNFFKRSLELYHTQNVEPDLTLLSIVAGYIELSLTTGDAAQAAAASAAEHASASSSSSAVTPSSLVGIVGSGLSAAAHNDIITGNSVPFPEVTYELVSGLYKKFQSILSIVEKPKVSSTCNSRQATREVIKKVSDVIWHSLIRSSYKDRAHLQNLYSYLSGNKLDCFGVALAVVAGCQLLGYRDVRLAISEDHAWVVFGNKRLETIEITWHGKGSEDKRGQDITSGIESGSWLYLGGLAVVCDKPMEVAAIASAINISLSANSDCVEVQELQQRLLWLLYDMGHLRKYPMALGTLGELEEINPTSKRVTCEQLYREAIESAKAHYKNHHVYPYTYQGNYFNRLNKYREAFAAWANAADVIRLYTYQCRDDEEIYKELLDIANEMIPYVMKTESSGHSARSILRDSEVFANLLRFYDGICQWEEDSLTPILHIGWAKPLVNNICKFDYDVRSQVVIKVPEDEPQAVRGSIAQTTTEQQHRDHDENTNEAKAQKVNAGDMSSTQHIEGNNNLVKKEEKSNDGKKCEMPTTLADLTAACGEKILNPDFLLQGGGQPFAEQQKLNNQHDENTNGTDKKAKAPKIETTTTSSSSLNETTTKPNSLTDCNMSNTRTEQSSSSSSSTSSALIQTLTTAPLPTPVIDEEDPLHYMFKRPVITLYSQKMKGLKDLLLAEKLNTHAISLQVTAQSVASKKIRGVDKLGNHTTNSTYSTVNLSSTTDSSTAGDSIAVSRPKRTRRE; from the exons atgGCCACTGTGACGCGTAGTGCTAGTAACAGTCCCTTGATATCATTGACTTCACCTTTGGATCCTAGTTTGTTTCCATTAAAATCCATCAAtgatgttgttaatttttttaaacgttcATTGGAACTGTACCATACACAAAATGTGGAGCCCGATTTGACATTGTTATCAATTGTAGCTGGCTACATTGAGTTGTCTCTAACGACTGGTGATGCTGCTCAAGCAGCTGCTGCATCAGCTGCCGAACATGCCTCAGCAAGCTCATCCTCATCGGCAGTAACACCTTCATCTTTGGTTGGTATTGTGGGCAGTGGTTTATCAGCGGCAG CACATAACGATATAATAACAGGAAATTCAGTACCCTTTCCCGAAGTTACTTACGAGCTGGTGTCGggtctttacaaaaaatttcaaagtattCTTTCTATAGTTGAGAAACCAAAAGTATCATCGACCTGCAATAGCCGACAAGCTACTAGGGAAGTTATTAAAAAGGTATCAGATGTTATCTGGCATTCCTTGATACGTAGCAGTTATAAAGATCGTGCACACTTACAAAATCTTTATAGTTATTTGTCTGGTAATAAGCTGGATTGCTTCGGTGTTGCTTTAGCAGTTGTAGCTGGCTGTCAACTCTTGGGCTATAGAGATGTGCGTTTAGCAATATCTGAGGATCATGCCTGGGTTGTATTTGGCAATAAACGTTTGGAAACTATAGAAATAACATGGCATGGTAAGGGCAGTGAGGATAAACGTGGCCAGGATATAACTTCAGGCATAGAATCAGGTTCATGGTTATATTTAGGAGGACTGGCAGTGGTATGTGATAAGCCCATGGAGGTAGCAGCTATAGCATCGGCTATAAACATTTCTCTATCGGCGAATAGTGATTGCGTAGAAGTACAAGAACTACAGCAAAGATTATTGTGGTTACTCTATGATATGGgtcatttaagaaaatatccTATGGCTTTAG gCACTCTTGGTGAATTGGAAGAAATAAATCCTACCTCTAAACGAGTAACCTGTGAACAACTTTATCGAGAGGCTATAGAATCGGCCAAGGCTCACTATAAAAATCATCATGTTTATCCCTATACCTATCAGGGTAACTATTTCAATCGTCTAAATAAGTATCGTGAAGCTTTTGCCGCTTGGGCAAATGCGGCCGATGTTATACGTTTGTATACGTATCAGTGTCGTGATGACGAAGAAATCTACAAAGAACTTTTGGATATAGCTAATGAAATGATACCGTATGTTATGAAAACCGAGAGTTCTGGTCATTCGGCTCGCAGCATATTACGAGATTCTGAAGTATTTGCAAATCTGTTAAGATTTTATGATGGCATTTGTCAGTGGGAAGAGGATAGTTTAACGCCTATTCTACATATTGGTTGGGCTAAACCGCTGGTGaataatatatgtaaatttgaTTATGATGTACGCTCTCAGGTTGTTATTAAGGTACCCGAAGATGAACCGCAGGCGGTTCGTGGTTCGATTGCACAAACAACAACTGAACAACAACATCGTGATCATGATGAGAATACAAATGAGGCTAAAGCACAAAAGGTGAACGCAGGTGACATGAGTTCGACACAGCATATCGAGggaaataataatttagttaaaaaagaaGAG aaatccAATGATGGTAAAAAATGTGAAATGCCAACAACATTGGCCGATTTAACAGCAGCATGTGGAGAAAAAATCCTAAATCCCGACTTTCTACTACAAGGTGGCGGACAACCATTTGcagaacaacaaaaacttaacaaTCAACATGATGAGAACACCAATGGTACAGATAAAAAAGCAAAAGCTCCGAAAATtgagacaacaacaacatcatcatcatcactaaacgagacaacaacaaaaccaaacTCTCTAACGGACTGTAATATGAGCAATACGCGAACGGaacaatcatcatcatcgtcgtcgtcGACGTCATCAGCATTAATACAAACTCTGACGACAGCGCCATTACCGACACCTGTGATAGACGAAGAAGATCCTTTACACTATATGTTCAAGAGACCAGTTATAACGTTGTATAGTCAAAAAATGAAGGGCTTAAAAGATTTGTTATTGGCTGAGAAACTAAATACACATGCGATATCGCTGCAAGTTACCGCACAATCGGTGGCAAGCAAAAAGATTCGAGGCGTTGATAAACTAGGTAATCATACTACAAATTCAACATATTCAACAGTTAATCTATCAAGTACTACAGATTCCTCAACAGCGGGCGATTCAATTGCAGTTTCAAGGCCTAAACGTACACGAAGGGAATGA
- the LOC111688739 gene encoding menin isoform X3 has product MATVTRSASNSPLISLTSPLDPSLFPLKSINDVVNFFKRSLELYHTQNVEPDLTLLSIVAGYIELSLTTGDAAQAAAASAAEHASASSSSSAVTPSSLVGIVGSGLSAAAHNDIITGNSVPFPEVTYELVSGLYKKFQSILSIVEKPKVSSTCNSRQATREVIKKVSDVIWHSLIRSSYKDRAHLQNLYSYLSGNKLDCFGVALAVVAGCQLLGYRDVRLAISEDHAWVVFGNKRLETIEITWHGKGSEDKRGQDITSGIESGSWLYLGGLAVVCDKPMEVAAIASAINISLSANSDCVEVQELQQRLLWLLYDMGHLRKYPMALGTLGELEEINPTSKRVTCEQLYREAIESAKAHYKNHHVYPYTYQGNYFNRLNKYREAFAAWANAADVIRLYTYQCRDDEEIYKELLDIANEMIPYVMKTESSGHSARSILRDSEVFANLLRFYDGICQWEEDSLTPILHIGWAKPLVNNICKFDYDVRSQVVIKVPEDEPQAVRGSIAQTTTEQQHRDHDENTNEAKAQKVNAGDMSSTQHIEGNNNLVKKEEKSNDGKKCEMPTTLADLTAACGEKILNPDFLLQGGGQPFAEQQKLNNQHDENTNGTDKKAKAPKIETTTTSSSSLNETTTKPNSLTDCNMSNTRTEQSSSSSSSTSSALIQTLTTAPLPTPVIDEEDPLHYMFKRPVITLYSQKMKGLKDLLLAEKLNTHAISLQVTAQSVASKKIRGVDKLAGDSIAVSRPKRTRRE; this is encoded by the exons atgGCCACTGTGACGCGTAGTGCTAGTAACAGTCCCTTGATATCATTGACTTCACCTTTGGATCCTAGTTTGTTTCCATTAAAATCCATCAAtgatgttgttaatttttttaaacgttcATTGGAACTGTACCATACACAAAATGTGGAGCCCGATTTGACATTGTTATCAATTGTAGCTGGCTACATTGAGTTGTCTCTAACGACTGGTGATGCTGCTCAAGCAGCTGCTGCATCAGCTGCCGAACATGCCTCAGCAAGCTCATCCTCATCGGCAGTAACACCTTCATCTTTGGTTGGTATTGTGGGCAGTGGTTTATCAGCGGCAG CACATAACGATATAATAACAGGAAATTCAGTACCCTTTCCCGAAGTTACTTACGAGCTGGTGTCGggtctttacaaaaaatttcaaagtattCTTTCTATAGTTGAGAAACCAAAAGTATCATCGACCTGCAATAGCCGACAAGCTACTAGGGAAGTTATTAAAAAGGTATCAGATGTTATCTGGCATTCCTTGATACGTAGCAGTTATAAAGATCGTGCACACTTACAAAATCTTTATAGTTATTTGTCTGGTAATAAGCTGGATTGCTTCGGTGTTGCTTTAGCAGTTGTAGCTGGCTGTCAACTCTTGGGCTATAGAGATGTGCGTTTAGCAATATCTGAGGATCATGCCTGGGTTGTATTTGGCAATAAACGTTTGGAAACTATAGAAATAACATGGCATGGTAAGGGCAGTGAGGATAAACGTGGCCAGGATATAACTTCAGGCATAGAATCAGGTTCATGGTTATATTTAGGAGGACTGGCAGTGGTATGTGATAAGCCCATGGAGGTAGCAGCTATAGCATCGGCTATAAACATTTCTCTATCGGCGAATAGTGATTGCGTAGAAGTACAAGAACTACAGCAAAGATTATTGTGGTTACTCTATGATATGGgtcatttaagaaaatatccTATGGCTTTAG gCACTCTTGGTGAATTGGAAGAAATAAATCCTACCTCTAAACGAGTAACCTGTGAACAACTTTATCGAGAGGCTATAGAATCGGCCAAGGCTCACTATAAAAATCATCATGTTTATCCCTATACCTATCAGGGTAACTATTTCAATCGTCTAAATAAGTATCGTGAAGCTTTTGCCGCTTGGGCAAATGCGGCCGATGTTATACGTTTGTATACGTATCAGTGTCGTGATGACGAAGAAATCTACAAAGAACTTTTGGATATAGCTAATGAAATGATACCGTATGTTATGAAAACCGAGAGTTCTGGTCATTCGGCTCGCAGCATATTACGAGATTCTGAAGTATTTGCAAATCTGTTAAGATTTTATGATGGCATTTGTCAGTGGGAAGAGGATAGTTTAACGCCTATTCTACATATTGGTTGGGCTAAACCGCTGGTGaataatatatgtaaatttgaTTATGATGTACGCTCTCAGGTTGTTATTAAGGTACCCGAAGATGAACCGCAGGCGGTTCGTGGTTCGATTGCACAAACAACAACTGAACAACAACATCGTGATCATGATGAGAATACAAATGAGGCTAAAGCACAAAAGGTGAACGCAGGTGACATGAGTTCGACACAGCATATCGAGggaaataataatttagttaaaaaagaaGAG aaatccAATGATGGTAAAAAATGTGAAATGCCAACAACATTGGCCGATTTAACAGCAGCATGTGGAGAAAAAATCCTAAATCCCGACTTTCTACTACAAGGTGGCGGACAACCATTTGcagaacaacaaaaacttaacaaTCAACATGATGAGAACACCAATGGTACAGATAAAAAAGCAAAAGCTCCGAAAATtgagacaacaacaacatcatcatcatcactaaacgagacaacaacaaaaccaaacTCTCTAACGGACTGTAATATGAGCAATACGCGAACGGaacaatcatcatcatcgtcgtcgtcGACGTCATCAGCATTAATACAAACTCTGACGACAGCGCCATTACCGACACCTGTGATAGACGAAGAAGATCCTTTACACTATATGTTCAAGAGACCAGTTATAACGTTGTATAGTCAAAAAATGAAGGGCTTAAAAGATTTGTTATTGGCTGAGAAACTAAATACACATGCGATATCGCTGCAAGTTACCGCACAATCGGTGGCAAGCAAAAAGATTCGAGGCGTTGATAAACTAG CGGGCGATTCAATTGCAGTTTCAAGGCCTAAACGTACACGAAGGGAATGA
- the LOC111688739 gene encoding menin isoform X2 has protein sequence MATVTRSASNSPLISLTSPLDPSLFPLKSINDVVNFFKRSLELYHTQNVEPDLTLLSIVAGYIELSLTTGDAAQAAAASAAEHASASSSSSAVTPSSLVGIVGSGLSAAAHNDIITGNSVPFPEVTYELVSGLYKKFQSILSIVEKPKVSSTCNSRQATREVIKKVSDVIWHSLIRSSYKDRAHLQNLYSYLSGNKLDCFGVALAVVAGCQLLGYRDVRLAISEDHAWVVFGNKRLETIEITWHGKGSEDKRGQDITSGIESGSWLYLGGLAVVCDKPMEVAAIASAINISLSANSDCVEVQELQQRLLWLLYDMGHLRKYPMALGTLGELEEINPTSKRVTCEQLYREAIESAKAHYKNHHVYPYTYQGNYFNRLNKYREAFAAWANAADVIRLYTYQCRDDEEIYKELLDIANEMIPYVMKTESSGHSARSILRDSEVFANLLRFYDGICQWEEDSLTPILHIGWAKPLVNNICKFDYDVRSQVVIKVPEDEPQAVRGSIAQTTTEQQHRDHDENTNEAKAQKVNAGDMSSTQHIEGNNNLVKKEEKSNDGKKCEMPTTLADLTAACGEKILNPDFLLQGGGQPFAEQQKLNNQHDENTNGTDKKAKAPKIETTTTSSSSLNETTTKPNSLTDCNMSNTRTEQSSSSSSSTSSALIQTLTTAPLPTPVIDEEDPLHYMFKRPVITLYSQKMKGLKDLLLAEKLNTHAISLQVTAQSVASKKIRGVDKLDSSTAGDSIAVSRPKRTRRE, from the exons atgGCCACTGTGACGCGTAGTGCTAGTAACAGTCCCTTGATATCATTGACTTCACCTTTGGATCCTAGTTTGTTTCCATTAAAATCCATCAAtgatgttgttaatttttttaaacgttcATTGGAACTGTACCATACACAAAATGTGGAGCCCGATTTGACATTGTTATCAATTGTAGCTGGCTACATTGAGTTGTCTCTAACGACTGGTGATGCTGCTCAAGCAGCTGCTGCATCAGCTGCCGAACATGCCTCAGCAAGCTCATCCTCATCGGCAGTAACACCTTCATCTTTGGTTGGTATTGTGGGCAGTGGTTTATCAGCGGCAG CACATAACGATATAATAACAGGAAATTCAGTACCCTTTCCCGAAGTTACTTACGAGCTGGTGTCGggtctttacaaaaaatttcaaagtattCTTTCTATAGTTGAGAAACCAAAAGTATCATCGACCTGCAATAGCCGACAAGCTACTAGGGAAGTTATTAAAAAGGTATCAGATGTTATCTGGCATTCCTTGATACGTAGCAGTTATAAAGATCGTGCACACTTACAAAATCTTTATAGTTATTTGTCTGGTAATAAGCTGGATTGCTTCGGTGTTGCTTTAGCAGTTGTAGCTGGCTGTCAACTCTTGGGCTATAGAGATGTGCGTTTAGCAATATCTGAGGATCATGCCTGGGTTGTATTTGGCAATAAACGTTTGGAAACTATAGAAATAACATGGCATGGTAAGGGCAGTGAGGATAAACGTGGCCAGGATATAACTTCAGGCATAGAATCAGGTTCATGGTTATATTTAGGAGGACTGGCAGTGGTATGTGATAAGCCCATGGAGGTAGCAGCTATAGCATCGGCTATAAACATTTCTCTATCGGCGAATAGTGATTGCGTAGAAGTACAAGAACTACAGCAAAGATTATTGTGGTTACTCTATGATATGGgtcatttaagaaaatatccTATGGCTTTAG gCACTCTTGGTGAATTGGAAGAAATAAATCCTACCTCTAAACGAGTAACCTGTGAACAACTTTATCGAGAGGCTATAGAATCGGCCAAGGCTCACTATAAAAATCATCATGTTTATCCCTATACCTATCAGGGTAACTATTTCAATCGTCTAAATAAGTATCGTGAAGCTTTTGCCGCTTGGGCAAATGCGGCCGATGTTATACGTTTGTATACGTATCAGTGTCGTGATGACGAAGAAATCTACAAAGAACTTTTGGATATAGCTAATGAAATGATACCGTATGTTATGAAAACCGAGAGTTCTGGTCATTCGGCTCGCAGCATATTACGAGATTCTGAAGTATTTGCAAATCTGTTAAGATTTTATGATGGCATTTGTCAGTGGGAAGAGGATAGTTTAACGCCTATTCTACATATTGGTTGGGCTAAACCGCTGGTGaataatatatgtaaatttgaTTATGATGTACGCTCTCAGGTTGTTATTAAGGTACCCGAAGATGAACCGCAGGCGGTTCGTGGTTCGATTGCACAAACAACAACTGAACAACAACATCGTGATCATGATGAGAATACAAATGAGGCTAAAGCACAAAAGGTGAACGCAGGTGACATGAGTTCGACACAGCATATCGAGggaaataataatttagttaaaaaagaaGAG aaatccAATGATGGTAAAAAATGTGAAATGCCAACAACATTGGCCGATTTAACAGCAGCATGTGGAGAAAAAATCCTAAATCCCGACTTTCTACTACAAGGTGGCGGACAACCATTTGcagaacaacaaaaacttaacaaTCAACATGATGAGAACACCAATGGTACAGATAAAAAAGCAAAAGCTCCGAAAATtgagacaacaacaacatcatcatcatcactaaacgagacaacaacaaaaccaaacTCTCTAACGGACTGTAATATGAGCAATACGCGAACGGaacaatcatcatcatcgtcgtcgtcGACGTCATCAGCATTAATACAAACTCTGACGACAGCGCCATTACCGACACCTGTGATAGACGAAGAAGATCCTTTACACTATATGTTCAAGAGACCAGTTATAACGTTGTATAGTCAAAAAATGAAGGGCTTAAAAGATTTGTTATTGGCTGAGAAACTAAATACACATGCGATATCGCTGCAAGTTACCGCACAATCGGTGGCAAGCAAAAAGATTCGAGGCGTTGATAAACTAG ATTCCTCAACAGCGGGCGATTCAATTGCAGTTTCAAGGCCTAAACGTACACGAAGGGAATGA